The Tumebacillus amylolyticus genome contains a region encoding:
- a CDS encoding DUF3817 domain-containing protein, which translates to MLKSPIGRLRAIGIIEGLSFLVLLLIAMPLKYVAGKPEAVQIVGAVHGVLFVLYIGAVLLAAKARRWSFGRVVIALIVSSIPIGTFVFDKSLRREQHNLA; encoded by the coding sequence ATGTTGAAGTCTCCTATCGGTCGTTTGCGTGCCATCGGGATCATCGAGGGACTGTCGTTTCTCGTGCTCCTTTTGATCGCCATGCCGCTCAAATACGTCGCAGGGAAACCGGAAGCGGTGCAAATTGTCGGGGCCGTTCACGGTGTGTTGTTTGTGCTGTACATCGGAGCCGTTCTTCTGGCGGCGAAAGCGCGTCGGTGGTCGTTCGGACGCGTGGTGATCGCGTTGATCGTGTCTTCGATCCCGATCGGAACCTTTGTGTTCGATAAGAGTTTGCGCCGTGAGCAACATAACCTTGCATAA
- a CDS encoding thiamine pyrophosphate-binding protein, whose translation MGILVSELVKNFKDWGITHVFGIPGKPIVPLLGELEDQGIRFVLSRHEAGAGFAAAGYAFRKKTVGVAIGTSGPGGTNMLTAAAQAKAYNLPVLFITGHSSMKAVGTAHGQDSSAFGTDLERLFESVTLFSARVERADLLPVYLMHAIHKATVGARGPVHLSIPYDVFYEKIEPFTVEIPTEVPQMISSNAEKVVDLLNQAKKPLLFVGKGVVASEAYDEVIELAERWHVPVMSTPGGKGVFPTHHPLCLGGFGLGGTEEATEYLKSGVDLMLVVGTKLSDMSLAGFTTDMYPKQVAHFDIDITMVGRSLQVPTLAVQGDAKQNLRRVLELPNSVELPVRDYSAFREIAASVVTDSDSSDSVKALIETSSVEAVEEEEGSGMISATETVRAMRRALPSNALLFGDDGSHTFYAIANYDILEPGTFFFDDVFGAMGHAIGYAVGAKLAEPDRPVVCLTGDGCMFMHGTEIAMAVQEKSPVIFVCLNNGRLDMVEKGMSRMIGSATGSVYEDVLKVKEFAEAMGATAHCCHTIEDVEQAIALALENTKGPTVIEVLVDPFETPPTMKRAL comes from the coding sequence ATGGGGATCTTGGTTAGTGAATTGGTGAAGAACTTTAAGGACTGGGGTATTACGCACGTTTTCGGTATCCCGGGCAAACCGATCGTTCCGCTCTTGGGGGAGTTGGAAGATCAAGGCATCCGTTTTGTATTGAGCCGACATGAAGCAGGCGCAGGCTTCGCGGCAGCAGGGTATGCATTCCGTAAAAAAACGGTCGGTGTAGCAATCGGGACTTCGGGCCCGGGCGGCACCAACATGCTGACAGCTGCAGCGCAAGCGAAGGCGTACAACTTGCCGGTCTTGTTCATCACAGGTCATTCGTCTATGAAAGCGGTTGGGACAGCCCATGGGCAAGATTCCAGTGCTTTCGGTACGGACTTGGAGCGTCTGTTCGAGTCTGTTACCCTGTTCAGCGCACGTGTGGAGAGAGCTGATCTCCTGCCGGTTTACTTGATGCATGCGATTCATAAAGCGACGGTAGGAGCTCGCGGGCCGGTGCATTTGTCGATACCTTATGATGTTTTCTACGAGAAAATCGAGCCCTTCACCGTGGAAATTCCGACGGAAGTTCCGCAGATGATCTCGTCCAACGCCGAGAAAGTCGTAGACCTCTTGAACCAAGCGAAAAAGCCGCTCTTGTTCGTCGGCAAAGGCGTTGTGGCTTCAGAGGCTTATGACGAAGTCATCGAGTTGGCTGAACGCTGGCATGTACCTGTGATGTCGACTCCGGGCGGCAAGGGCGTATTCCCGACCCATCATCCGCTGTGCCTGGGCGGTTTTGGTTTGGGCGGTACGGAAGAAGCGACCGAATATTTGAAATCCGGTGTTGACCTCATGCTCGTTGTGGGCACCAAACTTTCGGACATGTCGCTTGCTGGTTTCACCACCGACATGTATCCGAAGCAAGTGGCTCACTTTGACATCGACATCACCATGGTCGGCCGCTCTCTACAAGTTCCGACGCTGGCTGTACAAGGGGATGCGAAGCAGAACCTTCGTCGTGTACTGGAACTCCCGAACTCCGTGGAGCTCCCGGTACGCGACTACTCGGCCTTTCGCGAAATCGCCGCTTCTGTGGTGACCGATTCCGACTCGTCTGATTCGGTAAAAGCCTTGATTGAAACTTCCTCTGTGGAAGCTGTTGAAGAAGAAGAAGGCAGCGGTATGATCTCCGCTACGGAGACCGTTCGCGCGATGCGTCGTGCATTGCCGTCGAACGCGCTGCTCTTCGGAGATGACGGCAGCCATACGTTCTATGCGATCGCAAACTATGACATTCTCGAGCCGGGCACGTTCTTCTTTGACGATGTGTTTGGTGCGATGGGTCATGCGATCGGGTACGCGGTTGGCGCGAAATTGGCCGAGCCGGATCGTCCGGTTGTCTGCTTGACGGGGGACGGTTGCATGTTCATGCATGGTACGGAAATTGCCATGGCCGTCCAAGAGAAATCGCCTGTCATCTTCGTCTGCCTCAACAACGGTCGTCTGGACATGGTTGAAAAAGGCATGTCCCGCATGATCGGGTCTGCAACCGGTTCTGTGTACGAAGATGTGTTAAAGGTCAAGGAGTTTGCAGAAGCGATGGGTGCCACCGCACATTGCTGCCACACGATTGAAGATGTGGAACAAGCGATTGCACTCGCTCTGGAAAACACCAAAGGACCGACTGTCATCGAAGTTCTGGTCGACCCGTTTGAAACGCCGCCGACCATGAAACGCGCACTCTAA
- a CDS encoding carboxymuconolactone decarboxylase family protein — protein MENERAKVGWNIVEDNTGEYGKANVDDVKKNFPVLGKWEVEFGFGEIWSRPQLDMKQRELITLAALTVLGDAQRALDHHIRGALKVGLTPAEISEVMLHCVGYIGFPRAMNALYIMKDVFDELGVELPKD, from the coding sequence ATGGAAAACGAACGCGCCAAAGTTGGTTGGAACATCGTCGAAGACAATACCGGAGAGTACGGCAAAGCAAACGTCGATGACGTGAAAAAGAACTTCCCGGTACTCGGCAAATGGGAAGTGGAGTTCGGTTTCGGCGAGATCTGGTCTCGTCCGCAATTGGACATGAAGCAGCGCGAACTGATCACGCTGGCGGCTCTGACCGTTCTGGGAGATGCTCAACGCGCGCTCGACCACCACATCCGCGGTGCGTTGAAAGTAGGCCTCACGCCTGCTGAAATCTCGGAAGTGATGTTGCATTGCGTCGGGTACATCGGGTTCCCGCGCGCGATGAACGCTCTGTACATCATGAAGGACGTGTTCGATGAACTCGGTGTGGAACTGCCGAAAGACTAA
- a CDS encoding DUF4077 domain-containing protein, with product MAILRFLKNKCFSNLTSESQKNNLLFLIIVSVCSFAELNVTVSVGFLTQANLIWGIVILTLWTIGAVLLFIPALVRLYKYIMMTCWFGFTLMVIYMFNVMPSQFESIYFMLALALIYLNGRLIWYLGITATVFTVLGYMMWKDIFFPHSDVTDLNVRFGMILQVTFAMWGVTSIGKYLLGVLNKEKEDVMRKASELEKVQGLIQQTAFRLKENFDVLKGNVEISNQSSEEIRVAFHQIAIGAQSQAENISSSAMQLTEMEQLMDNLLDQVRGAANNISESLSFSHTSKEKLGLFEERMRILDEIIHETGMVVRTFTEQSKQINGIAQLITGISNQTSLLALNANIEAARAGENGRGFAVVANEVLKLAEESQKSAQGIQEILTKFKEQADIVEDRIARGEKVQEESSQMLHDILFNVEHLGNFITSLDNLMGNIVHHQENYKTKTTQIAQEVTDASSITEETSAATQEILASIEESSSRNRDSVRALHDVNDYVEELERVMNSDAAATAEETDK from the coding sequence ATGGCGATTTTAAGATTTTTGAAAAACAAGTGCTTCTCGAACCTTACAAGTGAATCGCAGAAGAACAACTTGCTGTTTTTGATCATTGTTTCTGTTTGTTCGTTTGCTGAGTTGAACGTTACCGTATCCGTAGGCTTCCTTACTCAGGCGAACCTCATTTGGGGTATCGTGATCCTGACCCTCTGGACCATCGGTGCGGTGCTCTTGTTCATCCCGGCCTTGGTGAGACTGTACAAGTACATTATGATGACTTGCTGGTTCGGATTTACCCTGATGGTCATCTACATGTTCAACGTTATGCCTTCGCAGTTTGAATCGATCTACTTCATGCTGGCATTGGCACTTATCTACCTCAATGGTCGACTGATTTGGTATCTTGGTATTACGGCAACTGTATTCACCGTTTTGGGTTACATGATGTGGAAAGACATCTTCTTCCCGCACAGTGATGTGACCGACCTGAACGTCCGCTTTGGTATGATCCTCCAAGTTACCTTCGCAATGTGGGGTGTTACCTCCATCGGGAAATACCTGCTGGGTGTCCTGAACAAGGAAAAAGAAGACGTGATGCGCAAAGCATCCGAGTTGGAGAAAGTCCAAGGGCTCATCCAACAAACCGCATTCCGCCTCAAGGAAAACTTCGATGTCCTCAAAGGCAACGTCGAAATTTCCAACCAATCCTCTGAAGAAATTCGAGTCGCGTTCCACCAGATCGCGATCGGTGCACAATCGCAAGCAGAGAACATCTCCTCCTCCGCGATGCAACTGACGGAGATGGAGCAATTGATGGACAACCTGTTGGATCAAGTCCGTGGGGCGGCCAACAACATTAGCGAGAGCCTTTCGTTCTCGCACACTTCCAAAGAGAAGCTCGGACTCTTCGAAGAGCGCATGCGCATCTTGGACGAGATCATTCACGAAACCGGCATGGTCGTTCGTACCTTCACCGAACAATCCAAGCAGATCAACGGCATCGCGCAATTGATCACCGGCATCTCGAACCAAACCTCTCTGCTCGCACTGAACGCGAACATCGAGGCAGCACGCGCCGGCGAAAACGGTCGCGGCTTCGCAGTCGTAGCAAACGAAGTCCTCAAACTTGCAGAAGAGTCCCAAAAATCTGCACAGGGCATCCAAGAAATTCTCACCAAGTTCAAAGAGCAAGCGGACATCGTCGAAGACCGCATCGCCCGCGGCGAGAAAGTCCAAGAAGAGTCCTCGCAAATGCTCCACGACATTCTGTTCAACGTCGAACACCTCGGCAACTTCATCACCTCGTTGGACAACTTGATGGGGAACATCGTTCACCACCAAGAGAACTACAAGACCAAGACGACGCAAATCGCGCAAGAAGTTACGGATGCTTCCTCCATCACCGAGGAAACGTCGGCGGCAACGCAAGAGATCTTGGCATCCATCGAGGAATCTTCCTCGCGCAACCGTGACTCTGTCCGTGCTCTCCACGACGTCAACGACTATGTGGAAGAACTCGAACGCGTCATGAACTCGGACGCTGCAGCAACTGCAGAAGAAACCGACAAGTAA